From [Limnothrix rosea] IAM M-220, one genomic window encodes:
- a CDS encoding DUF6088 family protein yields MLSKAEAIRHRIEKQDKQYWQIQDFPDLPMTTVAKTLSRLTQKGYLTRVSKGVYYRPKMTRFGQTHPSQTGVQELLKKTGVTLYPAGISAANFLGLTTQNTPYGEFATSASSLPLKLLGERAKLHTRRPANWHQLNVTEAALLDSLRNRGIHSEFPPQETMQKILDLLNTEEHFENIMAIATTEPPRVRAILGAMGQTLKKDSKQLQKLKRQLNPLSRFDFGLFKELPFAEEWQAK; encoded by the coding sequence ATGTTGAGTAAAGCTGAAGCGATTCGCCACCGCATTGAAAAACAGGATAAACAATACTGGCAAATCCAAGATTTTCCTGATTTACCAATGACGACTGTCGCCAAAACACTGTCTCGCCTAACTCAGAAAGGTTACCTCACTAGGGTTAGTAAAGGCGTGTACTATCGCCCCAAAATGACGCGCTTTGGTCAAACTCATCCGAGTCAGACGGGAGTGCAAGAACTGCTTAAAAAAACAGGAGTTACGCTATATCCTGCTGGAATAAGTGCTGCAAACTTTCTGGGTTTGACGACGCAAAATACTCCCTACGGAGAATTTGCGACCTCAGCCTCTAGCCTGCCTTTAAAATTGTTAGGAGAACGAGCAAAACTACATACCCGTCGCCCTGCCAATTGGCATCAATTGAATGTAACTGAAGCCGCTCTGTTAGATAGTTTGCGTAATCGTGGCATCCATAGTGAATTTCCCCCCCAAGAAACGATGCAAAAAATTCTTGACTTACTAAATACAGAAGAGCATTTTGAAAATATTATGGCGATCGCCACAACAGAACCACCTAGAGTTAGAGCAATATTAGGTGCAATGGGGCAAACATTAAAAAAAGATTCCAAACAATTACAAAAATTAAAAAGGCAACTAAATCCCTTATCTAGATTTGACTTTGGCTTGTTTAAAGAACTGCCGTTTGCAGAAGAATGGCAAGCCAAATGA
- the mobF gene encoding MobF family relaxase: MMLTIATMTPAKAGSYYKENYYEEEDQVEFSEWWGKGAESLGLSGQINDPKVFRHMLQGLTADGQTKLRAAPPRGKEARAGTDLTFSAPKSISIAALVNGERQLLEAHNRVVDRMLNLIQERYAETRVKKQHQKIDNLCVAKFLHDTNRELEPNLHTHCLVMNIAQDESGVWRSAANRKLYRHRILLGRMYQNELAYEVQKLGYEIEIRRDGYFELKGYTREQIEGFSDRHQQILDYLETEGLEDTTENRITALFATRKTKQKNVDRRELQQQWQAEAQKLDITHPTPKPSPQKVESNVPELVAQAIRHNEERTAIFTSEDLESFVVSQPTGQSFDEIETAIKANPRLIRRGDRPAKFATEESLEREKMTVAIMLDGQNRLPPILQNQEIHLPENLTISQTVAINHALKSQDRIVGWVGVAGAGKTFTLKTLVNIAKNQGIEISGFAPDASSAEVLGDEINITTNTVAYHLLENSEPSTKRKLWIIDEAGKLSAQEAYDLLQKSRFYNAQLLLVGDPKQLTAVNAGAPFKSLIDNGLSSSQLKDFLRQKDPILARAVQLTYYNLGAESIVWLNKHDKITESESLEARAEQIAATYLDLTETERSQTLVLSGTHRERHAITSRIRQGLKQEKKLTDQDFIINILSRKNMTEEQKQHARFYEVGDVLIPLKNHNCLKRSQRYQITKIEAENITLDDRITLNFKGFKYPLSTEVFTQHHLNIAEGDRLKWTRNNRKDKRFNGREFTIQAIDPETRIAKVTYDSGRQDQFSLDDCNHVDHAIVGTVYSSQGKTTDRVLVSFGNDPTVNRESVLVALSRAKYDAQIWTPNAQKLAELADISYNQTNPSELLKEQGIKLPPPPAPLHIEEKHWLERVEASGIAPEVAALNAISLKEMDVYEHLLDKHLATLGSGQFVTQRMKRVMDKYATVAEGGVWADGGIDATKLPHLQPGQVPPEKEFGEFKADQPRLDEYKTQKKGSDQYRKYEAPRGIPKGISFPKVPDIFAEKIYERYGVNPSAEERKSGFWACVYWHPEIAIIPVEGKKKAEALISQGYGAIALPSVTGGYRSKEDGVELPKRRLHPELEVFATSGRQLLMAFDQDTKQSTVQNVRRDLVRTGELLAEAGCEVSVLKWQSHEGKGIDDLLVNQGVERLTEVIKHSIPLAWEAEKHYRNEYLKLRNYLLKTQGQGRKLTELMIDTAIAYIAKPQDVFKILHQSNTLEVRRKQGIPEDFQTYQMQIERELQRLEQRLNPKQKLRLK; this comes from the coding sequence ATGATGCTAACAATTGCGACGATGACACCAGCAAAAGCTGGCAGTTACTACAAAGAAAATTATTACGAAGAAGAAGACCAAGTTGAATTTTCTGAGTGGTGGGGAAAAGGTGCAGAGTCGCTGGGGCTGTCAGGTCAGATCAACGATCCGAAAGTCTTTCGTCATATGTTGCAGGGTTTGACAGCAGATGGTCAGACAAAACTACGGGCAGCTCCACCGAGAGGAAAAGAAGCAAGGGCAGGCACTGATTTAACATTTTCAGCACCGAAATCAATCTCAATAGCCGCTTTGGTAAATGGAGAAAGGCAATTACTCGAAGCCCATAATCGAGTGGTAGACCGAATGTTGAACCTGATTCAAGAACGATATGCAGAAACTCGCGTCAAAAAACAGCATCAAAAAATTGATAATTTGTGCGTTGCTAAATTCCTGCATGATACGAACCGGGAGCTAGAACCGAATTTGCATACCCATTGTCTGGTGATGAATATCGCCCAAGATGAGTCAGGAGTATGGCGTTCCGCAGCTAATCGAAAGCTATATCGACACAGAATATTGTTGGGGAGAATGTATCAAAATGAGTTGGCATATGAAGTGCAAAAGCTGGGCTATGAGATTGAAATCAGAAGGGATGGTTATTTTGAACTGAAAGGCTACACGCGAGAACAGATAGAAGGATTCAGCGATCGCCACCAGCAGATCCTCGACTATCTCGAAACAGAAGGGTTAGAAGATACCACCGAGAACCGCATTACAGCCCTATTTGCCACCCGTAAAACCAAGCAAAAAAATGTAGATCGCCGAGAACTCCAGCAGCAATGGCAAGCCGAAGCGCAAAAATTAGACATCACACATCCCACCCCAAAACCATCACCTCAAAAAGTCGAAAGCAATGTGCCGGAGTTGGTGGCCCAAGCCATCCGCCATAACGAAGAACGCACCGCCATCTTCACGAGCGAAGATCTTGAAAGCTTTGTGGTGAGCCAACCTACAGGTCAATCCTTCGATGAAATAGAGACGGCGATCAAAGCTAATCCCCGACTCATTCGCCGAGGAGATCGCCCAGCTAAATTTGCAACAGAGGAAAGCCTAGAGCGCGAAAAAATGACCGTTGCAATCATGCTAGACGGTCAAAACCGACTGCCGCCAATACTCCAAAATCAGGAAATCCATCTTCCTGAAAACCTCACAATCTCCCAAACCGTTGCCATTAACCATGCCCTGAAGAGCCAAGACCGTATTGTGGGCTGGGTGGGAGTTGCCGGAGCCGGAAAAACCTTCACCCTGAAAACCTTGGTAAATATTGCCAAAAATCAAGGAATTGAAATATCCGGCTTTGCCCCCGATGCCAGTAGTGCCGAAGTATTAGGCGATGAAATCAACATCACGACCAATACTGTCGCGTACCATCTCCTCGAAAACAGTGAACCCTCAACCAAACGAAAACTGTGGATTATTGACGAAGCTGGAAAACTGTCCGCCCAAGAAGCCTATGACTTACTACAAAAATCCAGATTTTATAATGCCCAATTATTATTAGTCGGAGATCCCAAACAACTAACCGCCGTCAATGCTGGTGCACCCTTTAAATCCCTCATTGATAACGGTTTAAGCAGTAGCCAATTAAAAGATTTTCTCCGACAAAAAGACCCCATTTTGGCGCGGGCAGTCCAACTCACTTATTACAACCTTGGCGCAGAATCCATTGTCTGGCTAAACAAACATGACAAAATCACCGAAAGCGAATCCCTCGAAGCAAGAGCCGAACAAATTGCCGCGACTTATTTAGACCTTACAGAAACAGAACGGAGTCAAACCCTAGTCTTGTCAGGTACTCACCGCGAACGTCACGCCATCACTTCACGAATTCGGCAAGGATTAAAACAAGAAAAAAAGCTTACCGACCAAGACTTCATCATAAATATTCTCAGCCGTAAAAATATGACTGAAGAGCAGAAACAACATGCCCGATTTTATGAAGTGGGCGATGTCCTGATTCCTTTAAAAAATCATAATTGCTTGAAACGTTCCCAGCGTTATCAAATCACTAAAATCGAAGCCGAAAACATCACCTTAGATGACCGCATTACCCTAAACTTCAAAGGCTTCAAATATCCACTCTCAACCGAAGTTTTCACCCAACACCACCTGAATATCGCTGAGGGCGATCGCCTGAAATGGACGAGAAATAACCGCAAAGATAAACGCTTCAACGGGCGGGAATTCACCATTCAAGCCATTGACCCAGAAACAAGAATAGCAAAAGTTACCTACGATTCAGGTCGCCAAGATCAATTCTCCCTCGATGATTGCAACCATGTAGATCACGCCATTGTGGGCACAGTCTACTCTAGCCAAGGCAAAACCACAGACCGAGTTTTAGTCAGTTTTGGCAATGATCCGACCGTCAACCGCGAAAGCGTTTTAGTTGCCCTATCCCGCGCTAAATATGACGCACAAATCTGGACACCCAACGCCCAGAAATTAGCAGAACTAGCCGATATTTCCTATAACCAAACCAACCCATCCGAACTGCTCAAAGAACAGGGCATCAAATTACCGCCCCCACCTGCCCCTCTGCACATTGAAGAAAAACATTGGTTGGAGCGAGTCGAAGCCTCCGGCATTGCCCCAGAAGTTGCCGCATTAAATGCCATTTCCCTAAAAGAAATGGATGTCTACGAACACTTGCTAGATAAGCATTTAGCCACCTTGGGCAGTGGACAGTTTGTGACCCAACGAATGAAGCGGGTGATGGATAAATATGCCACCGTTGCCGAGGGAGGCGTTTGGGCAGATGGCGGCATCGATGCGACAAAACTCCCCCATTTGCAACCCGGACAAGTTCCCCCCGAAAAAGAATTTGGAGAGTTTAAAGCCGACCAGCCCCGTTTAGATGAATATAAAACCCAGAAAAAAGGCAGTGACCAGTACCGCAAATATGAAGCACCGAGAGGCATTCCTAAGGGAATTAGTTTCCCGAAAGTGCCCGATATTTTTGCCGAGAAAATCTATGAACGTTACGGTGTGAATCCCAGTGCTGAAGAGCGAAAGAGCGGTTTTTGGGCTTGCGTGTATTGGCATCCAGAAATAGCGATTATTCCGGTGGAAGGCAAGAAAAAAGCTGAGGCACTCATCAGTCAGGGCTATGGGGCGATCGCCTTACCGAGCGTGACAGGTGGATATCGCTCAAAGGAAGATGGGGTAGAACTACCAAAACGCAGACTCCATCCAGAATTAGAGGTCTTCGCAACAAGCGGACGACAACTCCTGATGGCATTCGATCAAGACACCAAACAAAGCACCGTGCAAAATGTGCGGCGAGATTTAGTGCGAACCGGAGAATTATTAGCCGAAGCAGGCTGTGAAGTATCTGTTCTCAAATGGCAGTCCCACGAAGGCAAGGGCATCGATGATTTGCTGGTGAATCAAGGCGTTGAGCGATTAACCGAGGTCATTAAGCACAGTATTCCCCTCGCGTGGGAAGCCGAAAAACATTATCGCAACGAGTATTTGAAGCTGCGAAATTATCTACTGAAAACCCAAGGGCAAGGGCGCAAACTTACTGAACTGATGATCGATACGGCGATCGCCTACATTGCGAAACCCCAAGATGTTTTCAAAATCTTGCACCAAAGCAATACTCTCGAAGTACGCCGTAAGCAGGGCATTCCCGAAGATTTTCAAACTTATCAAATGCAGATAGAACGAGAATTACAGCGTTTAGAACAGAGGCTAAATCCCAAGCAAAAATTGCGTTTGAAATAG
- a CDS encoding recombinase family protein: MKLVGYVRVSSEGQRENTSLPEQMRRIQAYCDAYGHELVHLYQEVGSGKNTEDRPQFLAAMDHVAMDADGIIAIKLDRIARNCRDVLTLVEDILQPNNKVLVLLDLNVDTSTSMGKMVLTMMAAVAELERSQISERTQGGRKAKAEKGGYAYGAPAFGFKSVDGELVIKSDEIEVIDVIRRHHKSGKSLRAIADYLNQQGYKPKRGDKWQHTSVKCVLDRLYSRYKDHKKFRK, translated from the coding sequence GTGAAATTGGTTGGCTATGTGCGGGTGAGCTCGGAGGGCCAGCGGGAAAATACCTCTCTTCCGGAGCAGATGAGACGGATTCAGGCTTATTGTGATGCCTATGGTCATGAGCTAGTGCATCTGTATCAAGAAGTAGGTAGTGGCAAAAATACAGAGGATCGTCCGCAATTTCTCGCGGCGATGGATCATGTCGCAATGGATGCAGATGGGATTATTGCGATTAAGTTGGATCGGATTGCGCGGAACTGTCGGGATGTGTTGACTCTTGTGGAAGATATTTTGCAGCCGAATAATAAGGTTTTGGTATTGCTGGATCTGAATGTGGATACGTCAACTTCGATGGGAAAGATGGTGTTGACAATGATGGCGGCGGTGGCAGAATTAGAACGTTCTCAAATTAGTGAACGGACGCAAGGTGGGCGAAAAGCGAAGGCAGAAAAAGGTGGATATGCTTATGGTGCGCCTGCGTTTGGATTTAAATCTGTGGATGGAGAGTTAGTAATTAAATCGGATGAAATAGAAGTAATTGATGTGATTCGTCGGCACCATAAATCGGGTAAAAGTTTGCGGGCGATCGCTGATTATCTGAATCAACAAGGTTATAAACCAAAGCGTGGAGATAAGTGGCAGCACACGAGTGTGAAATGTGTTTTAGATCGACTTTATTCCAGATATAAAGACCACAAAAAATTCAGGAAATAG
- a CDS encoding ParM/StbA family protein, which translates to MSKLKIVIDPGSSATKVAYQVDDGSTQCFSMSPYCAAVPPDYPRSSSWGIGSTHIENAWVSHADSCYLLGAIAKKFQGSAIRNDELKHVKALYKILGVLAHIQTTITREKRPIDLGILLPFDEYVTKDQLEEALMLAQDLVQYCGRSLSLEINEITICPEGAGLFLQGLPPKIDRQSARVAVLVIGHRNASWLVTENGSPALAESVTNNLGFRWLVQEVRQRTGHKDEIALAEMIFSGEHLHADIQRAVQVCLPLYWQQIQLFLDEQQPIDYAVCGGGAAILLEDKIIAHLSGKVSWANHLSRAVLKSGLKDRVMARRLADCYGLLQSL; encoded by the coding sequence ATGTCCAAACTCAAAATTGTGATTGACCCCGGCAGTAGTGCGACTAAAGTGGCTTATCAAGTGGATGATGGCTCCACGCAATGTTTCTCGATGTCTCCCTATTGTGCGGCTGTACCACCTGACTATCCGCGCTCTTCTTCATGGGGCATTGGCTCCACTCATATTGAGAATGCTTGGGTTAGTCATGCTGATTCTTGTTATCTCCTTGGGGCGATCGCCAAAAAATTTCAGGGTTCTGCTATTCGGAACGATGAGCTGAAACATGTGAAGGCTCTCTACAAAATATTGGGGGTTTTAGCCCATATACAGACGACTATTACGCGGGAAAAACGCCCGATTGATCTGGGTATTCTGCTGCCTTTTGATGAATACGTCACGAAAGATCAGCTGGAAGAGGCGTTAATGCTGGCTCAGGATCTTGTCCAATATTGTGGGCGATCGCTCTCTTTGGAGATTAACGAGATCACCATCTGTCCGGAAGGGGCGGGGCTTTTTCTGCAAGGTTTACCACCAAAAATTGACCGACAATCGGCACGGGTTGCGGTGTTGGTAATCGGTCATCGCAATGCATCTTGGCTCGTCACGGAAAATGGTTCTCCGGCTCTGGCGGAATCGGTGACGAATAATCTCGGCTTTCGCTGGTTAGTCCAAGAGGTACGCCAACGCACTGGGCATAAGGATGAGATTGCTTTAGCGGAAATGATTTTCTCTGGTGAACATCTCCATGCAGATATTCAACGGGCAGTTCAGGTTTGTTTACCTCTCTATTGGCAGCAAATTCAACTGTTTTTGGATGAGCAACAACCCATTGATTATGCGGTCTGTGGTGGGGGTGCAGCGATACTCCTCGAAGACAAAATTATTGCTCATTTGTCGGGGAAAGTTAGCTGGGCAAATCATTTATCTCGTGCAGTCTTGAAATCGGGTCTTAAAGATCGGGTGATGGCACGTCGCCTCGCCGACTGTTATGGACTACTGCAAAGTTTATAG
- a CDS encoding nucleotidyl transferase AbiEii/AbiGii toxin family protein, producing MASQMKLFESPDFTDLIQATQNHFGHIGLTEMLVEKDYYVTEALRIIAYQYPQQVIFKGGTSLSKAWNLIQRFSEDIDLFLNKKAFDPPLGESKADKTLKTLENIVTSHPAFTLDRERKASKRGVYRHSYFHYPQQFPSLGLVSNRIFLEVGTRSGTYPVEECEISSYVSQFLKAKGESLNAEDEASFTMSVLHYRRTFVEKLFAIHSAVMDFQNQQKALGSQVRHYYDLYCLAQTNEITQLLTSDEYQAIKLDVYEISKLSFPQQIDLLPEALDFSKSVALFPELDLAKEIAKEYKTQCQSLCYGKFPKWQEIQECFAEICAYL from the coding sequence ATGGCAAGCCAAATGAAACTATTTGAATCACCCGATTTTACTGATTTAATTCAAGCAACCCAAAACCATTTCGGACATATTGGCTTGACAGAAATGTTAGTAGAAAAGGACTACTATGTGACTGAAGCCTTGAGGATAATTGCCTATCAATACCCACAACAAGTAATTTTTAAAGGAGGAACAAGCCTATCAAAAGCATGGAATCTTATCCAACGATTTTCAGAAGATATTGATCTATTTTTGAATAAAAAAGCCTTTGATCCTCCCCTCGGTGAAAGCAAGGCAGATAAAACCCTGAAAACCTTAGAAAATATAGTGACTAGCCACCCTGCTTTTACCTTGGATAGAGAGAGAAAAGCGTCAAAAAGGGGAGTTTATCGCCATAGCTATTTTCACTATCCTCAACAATTTCCGAGTCTCGGATTAGTATCAAATCGAATTTTTCTGGAAGTCGGTACAAGGAGTGGAACATATCCCGTTGAAGAATGTGAAATTTCTTCTTATGTTAGCCAATTTTTAAAAGCAAAAGGAGAAAGCCTTAATGCTGAAGATGAAGCTTCTTTTACCATGTCAGTGCTGCATTATAGACGTACTTTTGTAGAGAAATTATTTGCAATTCACAGTGCTGTAATGGACTTCCAAAATCAGCAAAAAGCTCTTGGAAGTCAAGTGAGACATTACTATGATCTGTATTGTTTGGCGCAAACTAATGAAATCACTCAATTATTGACTAGTGATGAATACCAAGCAATTAAATTAGATGTTTACGAAATTAGTAAACTGAGTTTTCCACAACAAATTGATCTTCTCCCAGAAGCTTTAGACTTTTCCAAGAGTGTGGCTCTTTTTCCTGAATTAGATTTAGCGAAAGAGATCGCCAAAGAATATAAAACTCAATGTCAAAGCCTGTGTTATGGCAAATTTCCTAAATGGCAGGAAATTCAAGAGTGTTTTGCTGAAATTTGTGCTTATCTTTAA
- a CDS encoding type IV secretory system conjugative DNA transfer family protein, producing the protein MSNPQTSLPPSNPSQPDLNAYVSELIFSPLGLLLLGCGVLLAFMTFKGDRRKSVVLGKGKIATPQQIKNGALRTLKQVQAAKRADVGLWVGTPKGSVFCCQKGKWHIDLCYDPQTLYLSDCTSGISVLGGAGSGKSFSALNPLFLSGLAQGIPGLYFDIKYSTHSPEDPSPTALIAGYAKRLNYEVGLFAPGKPESLCCNVLDFIRHSEDAAMARQIAKVLYLNLNPQALKGGSNPFFTEATTSFLAGVMLLAKQTDCPDLVMCRTLTRLPSDQLQMIVDAQPEAIRMVFDAVVDVFGVEETYGSIKATFANLLSGLLMPDLLPSICGKTTIPLDLDERKVLIFGSDAERGEIVNPILATVIHLLTNRNLLKPRQRPFLLWLDEISQIYLPSAEDWPNIHRSAGLVMAIGVQFPEVLEKRYGKDGASRLLKACATQLVFQANDIADAEKYSKSVGNRDVEYDTRGRSRQKGGNSTSDTEHKQAIAIIEASEILQLSQGKAIIWNRGIGDRHGSRIPLIQTITIPDHDLKAFKESTADWETLKQQLLGTALPHFTQQDFVKRDLALINAYQGICPDLGQATPPQNDEIDLAQLRQDAIDFRKIDEPDAEEIMSAVL; encoded by the coding sequence ATGTCCAACCCGCAGACGAGCCTCCCTCCTTCTAATCCTTCTCAACCTGACCTTAATGCCTATGTTAGTGAGTTAATTTTTTCGCCACTAGGTTTACTGCTATTGGGTTGTGGGGTTTTGTTAGCCTTCATGACCTTTAAGGGCGATCGCCGTAAATCGGTCGTCCTTGGTAAGGGCAAAATTGCGACACCGCAACAGATCAAAAATGGCGCATTGCGGACGCTAAAACAGGTTCAAGCTGCCAAACGGGCTGATGTTGGTCTCTGGGTTGGCACGCCAAAAGGGTCTGTTTTTTGTTGTCAAAAAGGAAAATGGCACATCGATCTTTGCTATGACCCGCAAACGCTTTATCTCAGCGACTGCACTTCTGGGATTTCGGTGTTGGGTGGCGCAGGTTCTGGTAAAAGTTTTTCGGCATTAAATCCGCTCTTTTTGTCGGGTTTGGCGCAAGGCATTCCGGGGCTTTATTTTGACATCAAATATTCCACCCACTCGCCAGAAGACCCATCACCCACTGCTTTAATTGCAGGTTATGCCAAGCGATTGAACTATGAAGTTGGTTTATTTGCACCGGGTAAACCGGAATCTCTTTGTTGCAATGTCCTCGATTTTATCCGTCATTCTGAAGACGCGGCGATGGCGCGACAAATTGCGAAAGTCCTTTATTTGAATTTGAATCCCCAAGCTCTGAAAGGCGGTTCTAATCCGTTTTTCACGGAGGCAACAACCTCATTTTTAGCGGGGGTGATGCTGCTGGCAAAACAAACGGACTGCCCTGATTTGGTGATGTGTCGGACGTTGACGCGCCTACCGAGTGACCAATTACAGATGATTGTCGATGCCCAACCGGAGGCGATTCGCATGGTTTTTGATGCGGTGGTTGATGTGTTTGGCGTTGAGGAAACCTATGGCAGTATCAAAGCGACTTTTGCTAATCTTTTGAGCGGGTTATTGATGCCGGATTTGCTGCCGTCTATCTGCGGTAAAACGACGATTCCTCTGGATTTGGATGAGCGTAAAGTACTTATTTTTGGCAGTGATGCGGAGCGGGGTGAAATTGTTAATCCGATTTTGGCGACGGTGATTCACCTTTTGACTAACCGGAATTTGCTGAAACCGCGTCAACGTCCATTTTTGCTCTGGCTGGATGAGATTTCCCAAATTTATCTTCCCTCGGCGGAAGACTGGCCGAACATTCACCGCTCGGCGGGTTTGGTGATGGCGATTGGGGTGCAATTCCCTGAAGTCCTTGAAAAACGCTATGGCAAGGATGGGGCGAGTCGCTTGTTAAAGGCTTGTGCGACGCAATTGGTGTTTCAGGCGAATGATATTGCGGATGCGGAAAAATACTCGAAATCGGTGGGCAATCGGGATGTGGAGTACGACACCAGAGGGCGATCTCGGCAAAAGGGCGGCAATTCCACCAGTGATACGGAGCATAAACAGGCGATCGCCATTATTGAAGCCAGTGAAATTCTGCAACTATCGCAGGGTAAAGCCATTATCTGGAATCGGGGTATCGGCGATCGCCACGGTTCCCGTATTCCCTTAATTCAGACCATCACTATTCCAGACCATGATCTGAAGGCTTTTAAAGAATCCACCGCCGATTGGGAAACCCTCAAACAACAGCTTTTAGGGACAGCTTTACCGCATTTTACTCAGCAAGATTTTGTGAAGCGAGATCTCGCTCTAATCAATGCCTATCAAGGGATTTGCCCTGATCTTGGACAAGCAACACCACCACAAAATGACGAGATTGACCTTGCCCAACTACGGCAGGATGCCATCGATTTCAGAAAAATTGATGAACCGGATGCCGAAGAAATAATGTCTGCGGTTCTGTAA
- a CDS encoding type II toxin-antitoxin system Phd/YefM family antitoxin, whose product MLDLTQDIRSLTEFKRNTSELVDNLKRTKHPLVLTVNGKAELVVQDAESYQALLNAAELLETLKGIKRGLEQMQAGQGRPAEDFFAEIFEQLDDV is encoded by the coding sequence ATGCTTGATCTAACCCAAGATATCCGCTCCCTGACTGAGTTCAAGCGCAACACCAGTGAACTCGTTGACAATCTCAAACGTACAAAACATCCCCTAGTGCTGACTGTGAATGGCAAAGCCGAGCTAGTTGTTCAAGATGCCGAATCCTACCAAGCCTTATTAAATGCTGCGGAACTGCTCGAAACTCTGAAGGGAATTAAGCGTGGTCTAGAGCAAATGCAAGCAGGACAGGGTAGACCTGCCGAAGACTTTTTCGCTGAAATATTCGAGCAATTGGATGATGTTTGA